The Plasmodium vinckei vinckei genome assembly, chromosome: PVVCY_06 genome contains a region encoding:
- a CDS encoding phosphopantothenoylcysteine synthetase, putative yields MKEYFSDYPDFFNEELRPHNLDNILNELKSKFFENNYDYNKNLNEIILITSGGTKVSLEHASVRSIENFSTGKRGALIGEYFLLKNKKVIFLYRKGTFKPFEYNLKQLSTLNNFEIKNKNIYFNLNNVDNNLLISDIENFRKYEKNLFCIPFETIFDYAFYLIEICKILHEHVKKGFSKKYTNCQNYKNGELDEIANVSHDENNLCVIQKDGICCNTTPTKQIYNQVYHMLNSLYSLLLSSELENLICSGKLSNDDFFLNVLRQITEFNNKEIENMIFEKCPDDETNVFTDLKLFINDMVKILNSWLNKKGDVSLKCDISLKEKIYKIIFFMNKISYIVCEKKKKKNSVNDSHNLNDAIFYPLSQIIILCAAVSDYYIPYNQLSRDKIDSDKKNGLNLNMPLSPKFYKIIYRQFPLLNVCSFKLENNEEVLLKKACDRVKYSDILIANVLNYRYEYVYVFKNQKNYYLLKKNDKFENIEYEISQHIYNYFIDKKLWN; encoded by the coding sequence ATGAAGGAATATTTTTCTGATTATCCAGATTTTTTCAATGAGGAACTACGACCTCATAATTtggataatatattaaacgAATTAAAAAGTAAGTTTTTTGAGAATAATTATGactataataaaaatctgaacgaaataattttgattaCCTCTGGAGGAACTAAAGTTTCATTAGAGCATGCCTCAGTAAGAAgtattgaaaatttttcaaCAGGAAAACGGGGAGCACTTATAGGagaatattttcttttgaaaaataaaaaagtaatttttttatatagaaaaGGTACATTTAAGCcttttgaatataatttaaaacaattgtCTAcgttaaataattttgaaataaaaaataaaaatatatattttaatttaaataatgtgGATAACAATTTATTGATTAGTgatattgaaaattttagaaaatatgaaaaaaatctTTTTTGTATTCCTTTTGAAACAATTTTTGATTATGCCTTTTACTTAATTgaaatttgtaaaattttgCATGAACATGTTAAGAAGGGATtctcaaaaaaatacacaaattgtcaaaattataaaaatggggAATTAGATGAAATAGCGAATGTTTCGCATGATGAAAACAATTTGTGTGTTATACAAAAAGACGGAATATGTTGCAATACTACACCtacaaaacaaatatataaccaAGTTTATCACATGTTAAATAGCTTATATAGCCTTTTGCTAAGTAGCGAATTAGAAAATCTGATATGTTCAGGTAAATTAAGTAATGATGATTTTTTTCTGAACGTGTTAAGGCAAATTACagaatttaataataaagaaattgaGAATAtgatatttgaaaaatgcCCTGACGACGAAACAAATGTATTTActgatttaaaattatttattaatgatatggttaaaattttaaatagttggttaaataaaaagggtGATGTGTCTTTAAAATGTgatatttctttaaaagaaaaaatttataagatcattttttttatgaacaaaattAGCTATATTgtttgtgaaaaaaaaaaaaaaaaaaatagcgtAAATGATAGCCACAATTTGAATGACgctattttttatcctttgtcacaaataataattttgtgtGCAGCTGTAAGTGATTACTATATACCATATAACCAATTAAGTAGAGACAAAATTGAtagtgataaaaaaaatgggcTTAATCTTAATATGCCCTTAAGCCCaaagttttataaaataatatatagacAATTCCCTCTTTTAAATGTTTGTAGTTTTAAGttggaaaataatgaagaagtactattaaaaaaggCATGTGATCGAGTAAAATATTCGGATATATTAATAGCAAACGTGTTAAATTACAGATATGAATAtgtttatgtttttaaaaatcaaaaaaattattatttattaaaaaaaaatgataaatttgAGAATATTGAATATGAAATATCTCAACACATTTACAACTATtttattgataaaaaattatggaaTTAA
- a CDS encoding RNA-binding protein, putative, which produces MGIFEKKQYHSPTENDNTYQEDTTDDEETKKKKLIERKRKIQHEKERGKHRERGKEQEEEKEEEDEDEKEEDEKKHHRDRDRERENRIKYKEMKRKKREEDSNISSSNSSSDNESSSSESDVKHKKEYSEKYEKMRRERKRHRDRSRGRSRDRSRDKYKLRGTYTNVEVRIKSSKHRNRSSDDEKIKEKRKYKRRDREDDKSKDSNSSNDSEEEEEEESREVNKKKKAIEKGEEDESENKNESDDSNEGSEKSSVRSSSGSESHRKKMRSHSRSIYRERRRRRHRSSDRRSRRDRHRSSERRRRKRRRDRERDRERERRYKRRERSYKFDSPPESETDDNSDNNKSKRKKSNFSSENPNSNIIDNANLLLNASNIANANLNDPSALLNILASNSSQSGDNGIANPANLLLDARNKLLEDKKGIGLNQSPLNLLLNTQSLQQLYKTALGIGELGLSTIDANAEKTARELYVGNIPQNIDIQEIVKFLNTCLLILYNKENENENICLKACIRGDTRYAFVEFRSLQDTSNCMLLNGIYFYTNNLRIGRPKTFPAEYTKLIPPATIPPIDTYYLSQGLIGIKAFVIFHQNRDETKNEYLPVDMIKLQKLCVSNISKNNETNKIKELLEAFGEIQSFEFFEGEENSDTYICLVEYNNVENAIQAHKILNQNTSYRIQFEYEIVNDPTINQLVKKKYMQNKNSILSQQIPTKVVVLSKIATFDELSNPEDYKEISEDIKIECEKYGPVVEVVLPLISPETYEYLTNKSKKENDKINEEGVSSDKVNETDEQSNSDLVEKTEKDDNEDEETDQDREHPYYDLSSIGCAFIYFETIEGATKTRKELSGRKFGANIIEANYYSEKKFLMKNFKNVKYNFKKSHSSLFNLNLKLGNCAYSDGSDED; this is translated from the coding sequence atgggaatatttgaaaaaaaacaatatcaTAGTCCAACTGAGAATGATAATACTTATCAAGAAGATACAACAGATGATgaagaaacaaaaaaaaaaaagttaattGAAAGAAAACGAAAAATACAGCATGAAAAGGAAAGAGGGAAACATCGAGAAAGGGGTAAAGAGCAAGAAGAGGAAAAGGAAGAGGAAGATGAAGATGAAAAAGAAGaggatgaaaaaaaacatcatAGAGATCGTGATAGAGAACGAGAAAAccgaataaaatataaagaaatgaaaagaaaaaaacgaGAAGAAGATTCAAATATTAGTAGTAGTAATAGTAGTAGTGATAATGAAAGTAGCAGTAGTGAGTCAGAtgtaaaacataaaaaagagtatagtgaaaaatatgaaaaaatgagGAGAGAACGTAAAAGGCACCGAGATAGAAGTCGGGGCAGAAGTAGGGACCGAAGTAGAGACAAATACAAACTTCGGGGAACATATACTAATGTAGAAGTTCGTATAAAGAGTAGTAAACATAGGAATAGAAGTTCAGATgacgaaaaaataaaagaaaaaagaaaatataagagACGAGATAGGGAGGATGATAAAAGTAAAGATAGTAACAGTAGTAATGATtcagaagaagaagaagaagaagaaagtAGAGAAGtgaataaaaagaaaaaagccATTGAAAAAGGGGAAGAAGATGaaagtgaaaataaaaatgaaagtgATGATAGTAATGAAGGATCTGAAAAAAGTAGTGTTCGAAGTAGTAGTGGAAGTGAGAGTcatcgaaaaaaaatgagaagTCATAGTAGAAGTATTTATAGAgaaagaagaagaagaagacaCAGAAGTTCAGATCGAAGATCAAGAAGAGATCGACATAGAAGTAGTGAACGAAGAAGACGGAAAAGAAGAAGGGATAGAGAAAGAGATAGGGAAAGAGAACGAAGATATAAACGTAGAGAAAGAAGTTATAAATTTGATTCTCCTCCTGAATCTGAAACAGATGATAAtagtgataataataaaagtaaaagaaaaaaaagtaatttTTCTTCAGAAAATCCAAATAGTAACATTATTGATAATGCTAATTTACTTTTAAATGCAAGCAATATAGCAAATGCTAATTTAAATGATCCATCAGCATTACTCAATATACTTGCATCTAATTCAAGTCAAAGTGGTGATAATGGAATTGCAAATCCTGCAAACCTATTATTAGATGcaagaaataaattactAGAGGATAAAAAAGGTATAGGACTAAATCAAAGTCCATTAAATTTACTTCTAAATACACAATCGTTAcaacaattatataaaacagCACTTGGTATTGGTGAATTAGGATTATCAACAATTGATGCTAATGCTGAAAAAACAGCTAGAGAATTATATGTTGGTAATATTCCacaaaatatagatatacaagaaatagtaaaatttttaaatacatgtttattaatattatataataaagaaaatgaaaatgaaaatatatgtttaaaagCATGTATCCGTGGTGATACAAGATATGCATTTGTTGAATTTAGAAGTTTACAAGATACATCAAACTGTATGTTATTAAatggtatatatttttacactAATAATCTTCGTATTGGAAGGCCTAAAACATTTCCAGCCGAATATACAAAACTAATACCACCAGCTACTATTCCTCCTATAGATACATATTATCTATCTCAAGGGTTAATAGGAATAAAAGcatttgttatatttcatCAAAATCGAgatgaaacaaaaaatgaatatctTCCTGTTGATATGattaaattacaaaaacTATGTGTATCAAATAtttctaaaaataatgagactaataaaattaaagaattaTTAGAAGCCTTTGGAGAAATTCAAagttttgaattttttgaaGGTGAAGAAAATTCAGATACTTATATTTGTCTTgttgaatataataatgtagaAAATGCAATACAAgctcataaaatattaaatcaaAACACTAGTTATAGAATCCAATTTGAATATGAAATTGTTAATGATCCTACAATTAATCAGctagttaaaaaaaaatatatgcaaaataaaaattctatTCTTTCTCAGCAAATACCAACAAAAGTTGTTGTATTAAGTAAAATTGCTACATTTGATGAACTATCTAATCCTGAAGATTATAAAGAAATCTCAGAAGATATTAAAATCGAATGTGAAAAATATGGGCCTGTTGTTGAGGTTGTTTTACCTCTTATATCACCAGAAActtatgaatatttaacCAACAAATCaaagaaagaaaatgacaaaataaatgaagagGGTGTGTCATCTGATAAAGTCAACGAAACTGATGAACAATCTAATAGTGATTTGGTTGAAAAAACAGAAAAAGATGATAATGAAGATGAGGAAACAGACCAAGATCGGGAACATCCCTACTATGATCTGAGTTCCATTGGTTGtgcttttatttattttgaaacAATCGAAGGAGCAACTAAAACAAGAAAAGAACTTAGTGGTAGGAAATTTGGAGCCAATATTATAGAAGCCAATTATTATagcgaaaaaaaatttcttatgaaaaattttaaaaatgtaaaatataattttaaaaaatctcATTCTTCTCTTTTTAACTTAAACTTGAAGTTAGGGAATTGTGCGTATTCTGATGGGTCTGATGAAGACTGA